In Pseudomonas oryzihabitans, the DNA window CTCCGGCGAAGCGCTCCAGCCGTCTACGCAGGCGCTGGTTCTCGCGGCGCAGCTCTTCCACCTCATCCAAAAGGTGCAGGGCCAGGGCGGTCGCGGACCAGTCCAGGTCCAGCTCGTGGCGCAGGCGTACAGCGCGACGGGCGCGGTGCAGGGCACCGGTGTCGAAGTGCCACTCGGCCGGGCGCTTGCCGCGCTGGGGCGCCAGGATGCCGTGCTCGACGATGTCCACCACCACGGGCTCGCTCACCTCGCAGAGCACGCAGAATTCCTGCAGGACGATCAGACTGCTCATCAGACTTTCCTCCAGTCTTGGCGGGGATCGAAGGCCGCCCGCTCGGCCAGTTGTCGCCACAGCGCCTGGGTTTCTT includes these proteins:
- a CDS encoding chaperone modulator CbpM translates to MSSLIVLQEFCVLCEVSEPVVVDIVEHGILAPQRGKRPAEWHFDTGALHRARRAVRLRHELDLDWSATALALHLLDEVEELRRENQRLRRRLERFAGELRDV